In bacterium, the genomic stretch TGTTATAATACAATACGAAAAGCGGGAGTAGCTCAGCGGTAGAGCATAACCTTGCCAAGGTTGGGGCCGCGGGTTCAAATCCCGTCTCCCGCTCTATCTCTAAATTTGTAAGGGAGTTGAACCTTTTGGGTTCAAACCGACAAAAGTAGCGAGGATTGGTAAGGCAGAGTTGGTGCGGCATCGTTTTCCAGATAGCACAACTGGGGTTATGGGAGATTTTTCTAAATCCACCCCATCCCTCCTTTTTTAAAGGAGGGAGTAATTTGGTGCGTTATCGTCTTTCAGATAGCACAACTGCTACCGACAAAAGTAGCAAAGATTAGAGGTTATGTTCTCTTTTATTTGAATAAGTTATATGATATAATTCTAACCTTTATAAACAGTAAAGATAAATTTTTATTTAAAAAAATGGGAAAGAATATTGTTAATTATTCAAGTGAAAAAAGATTTGCTAAAATTCAGTCATTAAAAGATAAAGAAGTATTTTTTATTGATTTAGATGGCACAGTTTATATAGGAAATAAAATTGTTGATGGAGCAGTAGATTTTGTAAATCAACTTTATGAAAATGGGAAATTATATTTTTTTATTTCTAATAATTCTTCTAAATCAAAAGAGGACTATGTAAAAAAAATAAGAAGATATGGTATAAATGTTAAAGAAAAGCAAATAATTCTTTCAACTGATGGGTTAATTGATTTTTTAAAAAGTAATGAAATTAAAAATGTTTTTACAATAGGAACAGAGTCATTTAAAAAAGAAATTAAAGATAATGAAATTAATCCGGAGTCAAAAAATCCTGAATTTGTAGTTTTAGGTTATGATACAGAACTTACATATAAAAAATTGGTCAAAGGAATATATTATGTAAATAATGGAGTTGAGTACATAGCCACTCATTGTGATATTGTTTGTCCTACAGAAAATGGGCCAGTTCCTGATGTAGGAACATTAATTGAAACATTTAAACTCACAACAAAAAAGGGCCCATTTAAGATATTTGGGAAACCAAATAAAGAAATGATAGAATTTAAGATAAAAGAATTAAAAGTTGATATAAATAAAGTTGTATTGATTGGAGACAGGTTATATACTGATGGAGTACTTGCAAAGAATATAGGAGTAACATATATTTTGCCACTTTCAGGTGAAACAAATAGAGAAATGCTTGAAAGTTCTAATGTATTACCAGATTTAATTGTAGAAAAATTAGGTGATTTAGTAAAATATGTTTAAAAAATATATTTTTAAAGAAGTAAAATGAAAAAATACTTTTAGTTTTACATTAACAAATTTATATTGACAGAATTTTTTAAAATGTTATAACTAATGAGGGAATACAATTTTCTAAATGTTGCTGCTGTGGCTCAGTGGTAGAGCACGTCCTTGGTAAGGACGGGGTCATGGGTTCAAATCCCATCAGCAGCTTAAAAACATAAGGAGGGAATAAAATGGCAAAGGAGAAATTTATAAGGAGCAAGACACATGTAAATGTAGGGACGATAGGGCATGTAGATCATGGGAAGACGACATTAACGAGTGCGATAACGAAGGTATTGGCGAAGGAGAACAAGGCAAAGGAGATGAAGTATGAGGAGATAGACAAGGCGCCTGAGGAGAAGGAGAGGGGATTAACGATAAACATATCGCATATAGAGTATGAGACAGAGACGAGGCATTATGCGCATATAGATTGTCCTGGGCATGCTGATTACATAAAGAACATGATAACAGGTGCGGCACAGATGGATGGGGCGATATTGGTAGTAAGTGCGCCAGATGGTCCTATGCCACAGACCAGGGAGCATATATTATTAGCCAGGCAGGTAGAGGTGCCGGCGGTGGTAGTATTTTTGAACAAGATGGATAGTGTAGAGGATGAGGAATTAGTTGAGTTAGTGGAGGTAGAGGTAAGGGAGTTATTAAGCAAGTATGGGTTTCCAGGTGAGGAGGTACCTGTAATAAAGGGGAGTGCATTGAAGGCATTGGAGTGTGGATGTGGTAAGAGGGAATGTGAGTGGTGTGGGAGGATATGGGATTTATTAGATGCAGTAGACAGGTACATACCGATGCCGGTGAGAGATATAGACAAGCCATTTTTGTTGGCAGTAGAGGATGTATTTAGTATAACAGGCAGGGGTACAGTAGCGACAGGAAGGATAGAGAGGGGTAAAGTAAGAGTAGGGGATAATGTAGAGATAGTAGGGTTAAAGCATGAGATAACTAAGACGGTAGTGACAGGGGTAGAGATGTTCAGGAAGGAATTAGAAGAAGGGGTAGCAGGAGACAATGTAGGTTTATTATTAAGAGGTATAGATAAGGATGCGATAGAGAGGGGTATGGTAGTGGCGGCG encodes the following:
- a CDS encoding HAD-IIA family hydrolase translates to MGKNIVNYSSEKRFAKIQSLKDKEVFFIDLDGTVYIGNKIVDGAVDFVNQLYENGKLYFFISNNSSKSKEDYVKKIRRYGINVKEKQIILSTDGLIDFLKSNEIKNVFTIGTESFKKEIKDNEINPESKNPEFVVLGYDTELTYKKLVKGIYYVNNGVEYIATHCDIVCPTENGPVPDVGTLIETFKLTTKKGPFKIFGKPNKEMIEFKIKELKVDINKVVLIGDRLYTDGVLAKNIGVTYILPLSGETNREMLESSNVLPDLIVEKLGDLVKYV
- the tuf gene encoding elongation factor Tu — its product is MAKEKFIRSKTHVNVGTIGHVDHGKTTLTSAITKVLAKENKAKEMKYEEIDKAPEEKERGLTINISHIEYETETRHYAHIDCPGHADYIKNMITGAAQMDGAILVVSAPDGPMPQTREHILLARQVEVPAVVVFLNKMDSVEDEELVELVEVEVRELLSKYGFPGEEVPVIKGSALKALECGCGKRECEWCGRIWDLLDAVDRYIPMPVRDIDKPFLLAVEDVFSITGRGTVATGRIERGKVRVGDNVEIVGLKHEITKTVVTGVEMFRKELEEGVAGDNVGLLLRGIDKDAIERGMVVAAPGSITPHTHFKAQVYVLKKEEGGRHTPFFHGYRPQFYIRTTDVTGEIKLPEGVEMVMPGDNIEMDIKLIYPVALEKGQRFAIREGGKTVGAGAVTEIIE